Part of the Streptomyces antimycoticus genome, TCCCGGACCGCGAGGCGAGCCTGGCCCGGCCGCGCGCGGCGCTGGCCGCGCTCTTCGAGCCCGACCGCGACAGCCTGCGGCTCGCCCCGGAACGGCTCGCGGACGCCTTCCAGCTGACGCTGATGTCGGCCGGGCGGCTGGGCGCCCCCGACCCGCTGACCACCGAGGAAGTCGTGGATCTCTTCCTGCACGGCGCGCTCGCGGCACCCGGGGAGGCCAGGTGACCGGACCCGACGCGTACGAGGAACTCCCGCCCCGCCGCCGGACCCTGATCACCCTCGCCCTGCTGGGCTGCGCCTTCCTGGCCATGCTGGACGGCACCGTGGTCGGCACCGCGCTGCCCCGCATCGTCGAGCAGATCGGCGGAGGGGACGCCTGGTATGTCTGGCTCATCACCGCCTATCTGCTGACCTCCTCCGTCAGCGTGCCGGTCTACGGCCGCTTCTCCGACCTCTACGGCCGCCGCCGGTTACTGATCGGCGGGCTCGCCGTCTTCCTGGTCGGCTCCATCGCCTGCGGCCTGTCCGCCTCCATGCCGGCGCTGATCCTCTCCCGCGCGCTCCAGGGCCTGGGCGCCGGAGCCCTGCTGACCCTCGGCATGGCGCTGGTCCGCGACCTCCACCCACCGTCCCGCCCCCAGGGCCTGATCCGGATGCAGACGGCGATGGCCACCATGATGATCGTGGGCATGGTCGGTGGCCCGCTCCTCGGCGGACTGCTCGCCGATCACGTCGGCTGGCGCTGGGCGTTCTGGCTCAATCTCCCCCTCGGGCTGGCCTCCATCGCCGTCATCGCCCTGGCCCTGCCCGACCGCCGTCCCGCCACCCCGCCGGGCGGCCGGCTCGACGCGGCGGGGATCCTCCTCCTCGCCGCCGGGCTCTCCCTGGCGCTGACCGGCCTCAGCCTCAAAGGCAACGCGACCGCCGGGCGCGCCCCCTCCTGGACGGACCCGGCCGTCATGGGCAGTCTGCTCGGCGGTCTGGCGCTGCTCGCGTCGCTCGTACCGGTCGAGCGGCGGGCCACCGTCCCCGTCCTGCCCCTGCGGCTGTTCCGGCACCGCACCTACACGGCCCTGCTGACCGCCGGTTTCTTCTTCCAGGTCGCCGCCCTGCCGGTGGGGATCTTCCTGCCGCTGTACTTCCAGCACATCCGCGGCCACTCGGCCACCGCCTCCGGTCTGCTGCTGCTCCCCCTGCTCATCGGCATGACCCTCGGCAACCGCCTCACCGCCGTCACCGTGCTGCGCAGCGGGCACGTCAAACCGGTCCTGCTGACCGGAGCGGGGCTGCTCACCGCCGGCACCGCCGCCTTCGTCGCGCTGAGTGCCACCACACCGCTCGCGCTGACCTCCGTTCTGCTGGTACTCGTCGGGCTCGGCACCGGACCGGCCATGGGCGGGCTCACCATCGCCACCCAGAACTCCGTCCCGCGCGCCGACATGGGCACCGCCACCGCGGGCTCCGCGCTCACCAAGCAGCTCGGTGGCGCGGTCGGCCTGGCCTGTGCCCAGTCCCTGATCGGCCGCTCCGGCACGGCCGCGCCCACCGCGACGGCCATCGGCTCCACCATCGCCTGGAGCGGAAGCGCCGCCGGACTCCTCGCCCTCGGGGCCCTGCTCCTGATGCGCGACATCCCCATCGCCACGCCCGGACGGCGCCCCGGCGCGCCCACTCCCGCATCCGCCGTCACCACGCCCGGGACCTCCCGGTAGCCATCGGCCGGGCGCTTGCGGCACGGCCTGTCGATCGCACTTGACCTCAAGCGCTTCAAGTGTCGGATGCTCGTCATATGACAACGACAGGGACAGAGGTCCGGGGCTCCCCGATGACCATCCAGCAGGTGTCGAGACTGAGCGGCCTCTCGGAGCCGACGCTGCGCTACTACGAGAAGATCGGCCTGATCCCCGCGGTGGACCGCGACCGGGACAGTGGCCACCGGCGCTACCACCCCACCGTGGTGGAGACGATCAAGGCGCTGGGGTGTCTGAGATCGACCGGCATGAGCGTGCAGGACATGCGTGCCTACCTTCGCCACCTCGACGAGGGCGCACAGGGCGCCGCTCCCCTGCGCGACCTCTTCCGGCGCAATGCGGAGCGCCTGGAGCGGGAGATGGAGCTCATGGCGGTCCGCCTGCGCTATCTGCGGCTCAAGGCGGAGATGTGGGACGCGCGGGAGCGCGCCGACGCCGATACGGAGCGCCGGGCGATCGACGAGATCACGGGCGTCATCGACGCGCTGTGAGAAGTGCGTTTCGGAAAGGATGCAAAGGAATTCATGGAAGGCAAGACTGTCCCCGTGTCCGCTGACGCCGACACCAACACGGACGCCGGTGGTGGCGAACTCGTCCTGGTGACCGGAGGCAACGGCTATGTCGGCACCCATGTGATCAGCGGCCTGCTGCGAAGCGGCCATCGGGTGCGCACCACGATCCGTTCGCACGGCCGGGCGGCGAGCGCCACCGCGAGCGTCCGGTCGGACGTCGCGGCATCCGGTGTCGATCCGGGTGGGCGGCTCGACATCGTCGGCGCCGACCTGACGGCGGACGACGGCTGGGACGACGCGGTGGCGGGGTGCACCCACGTCCTGCATGTCGCGTCGCCGTTCCCCTCCGTCCAGCCGGAAAACGAGGACGAGCTGATCGTCCCCGCACGGGACGGCACCCTGCGGGTGCTGCGGGCCGCCCGGGACCACGGTGTGCGCAGGGTCGTGATGACGTCCTCGTTCGCCGCGGTGGGATACAGCCCCAAGGACGGTGACACATACGACGAGAGCGACTGGACCGACCCCGCGGACGACAACCCGCCCTACATCCGGTCGAAGACCATCGCGGAGCTGGCCGCCTGGGATTTCGTGGCGAAGGAGGGAGACGGCCTGGAACTGACGGTGATCAACCCGAGCGGCATCTTCGGTCCGACGCTCGGCCCCCGGCTCTCCGCCTCGACGGAGCTCGTGAAGGCGATGCTGGAGGGGACGATGGAGGCCGCCCCTCGCATGCACTTCGGCATGGTGGACGTGCGCGATGTCGCCGACCTCCATCTGCGGGCCATGACCCATCCCGCCGCGGCCGGGCAGCGCTTCCTCGCCAGCGGCGAACGGGCCGTCAGCTTTCTGTGGATCGCCCGGGTACTGGCCGAGCACCTCGGAGAGCGCGCCGCCCGGGTACCCACGCATGAGGTGAGCGACGAAGAGCTACGGGAGGCCGCCCGCTCCGACCCGGCGCTGCGGGAAGCGGCCGGGCAAGCGGCGAAGGTACCGGTCATGCGCAACGAGAAGGCGCGTTCCGTCTTCGGCTGGACCCCGCGCGACCCGGTGACGACCATCCTCGACACCGCGGAGAGCCTGTTCCGCCTGGGCCTGGTGAAGGGCTGAACCGCCCCTGGCCCGTGCCGCACGCCCGCCATCCGCCGGTGTTCCGGCGCGCCATCCGCCGGTGTTCCGGCGCGCCATCCATCGGTGTTCCGGCGCACCGGGCTCGGGTCCCGGCGGGGGCGGTAAGGTCGGCGTCATGAAGTGATGACCCGGCGCACCGATCGCGACCCGCGTGAACGCCGTCCGAGCCTGCGCTCCGGCGTCCGGCCGGTGTGTCCGCAGCACCCGTCATCCACTTCACACGATCGGATCCGTATGACCGACATGACCGACGACATGTTCCTCGACGAGGTGGCCGAGCGGCTCGCCGCCCTGCCCGCCGTACGCGCCGTCACCCTCGGGGGCTCGCGTGCGCAAGGCACCCACACCCCGGAGAGCGACTGGGACCTGGCCGTGTACTACCGGGGCGGCTTCGACCCGACCGATCTGCGGGCCATCGGCTGGGAGGGCGAGGTCTCCGAGATCGGCGAGTGGGGCGGTGGTGTCTTCAACGGGGGCGCCTGGCTGACGATCGACGGACGGCGCGTGGACGTCCACTACCGCGACCTCGAGGTGGTGGAACACGAACTCGCCGAGTCCCGGCAGGGCCGCTTCCGCTGGGAGCCGCTGATGTTCCACCTCGCGGGCATCCCCAGCTATCTCGTGGTGGCCGAACTCGCCCTCAACCAGGTGCTGCGCGGCGCCCTGCCCCGCCCCGAGTACCCGCAGGCGCTGCGCGAGGCGGCGCCTGCGGTGTGGCGCGGGCGCGCGGCTCTGACACTGCGG contains:
- a CDS encoding NAD-dependent epimerase/dehydratase family protein; this translates as MEGKTVPVSADADTNTDAGGGELVLVTGGNGYVGTHVISGLLRSGHRVRTTIRSHGRAASATASVRSDVAASGVDPGGRLDIVGADLTADDGWDDAVAGCTHVLHVASPFPSVQPENEDELIVPARDGTLRVLRAARDHGVRRVVMTSSFAAVGYSPKDGDTYDESDWTDPADDNPPYIRSKTIAELAAWDFVAKEGDGLELTVINPSGIFGPTLGPRLSASTELVKAMLEGTMEAAPRMHFGMVDVRDVADLHLRAMTHPAAAGQRFLASGERAVSFLWIARVLAEHLGERAARVPTHEVSDEELREAARSDPALREAAGQAAKVPVMRNEKARSVFGWTPRDPVTTILDTAESLFRLGLVKG
- a CDS encoding MerR family transcriptional regulator; this encodes MTTTGTEVRGSPMTIQQVSRLSGLSEPTLRYYEKIGLIPAVDRDRDSGHRRYHPTVVETIKALGCLRSTGMSVQDMRAYLRHLDEGAQGAAPLRDLFRRNAERLEREMELMAVRLRYLRLKAEMWDARERADADTERRAIDEITGVIDAL
- a CDS encoding MFS transporter; translation: MTGPDAYEELPPRRRTLITLALLGCAFLAMLDGTVVGTALPRIVEQIGGGDAWYVWLITAYLLTSSVSVPVYGRFSDLYGRRRLLIGGLAVFLVGSIACGLSASMPALILSRALQGLGAGALLTLGMALVRDLHPPSRPQGLIRMQTAMATMMIVGMVGGPLLGGLLADHVGWRWAFWLNLPLGLASIAVIALALPDRRPATPPGGRLDAAGILLLAAGLSLALTGLSLKGNATAGRAPSWTDPAVMGSLLGGLALLASLVPVERRATVPVLPLRLFRHRTYTALLTAGFFFQVAALPVGIFLPLYFQHIRGHSATASGLLLLPLLIGMTLGNRLTAVTVLRSGHVKPVLLTGAGLLTAGTAAFVALSATTPLALTSVLLVLVGLGTGPAMGGLTIATQNSVPRADMGTATAGSALTKQLGGAVGLACAQSLIGRSGTAAPTATAIGSTIAWSGSAAGLLALGALLLMRDIPIATPGRRPGAPTPASAVTTPGTSR
- a CDS encoding nucleotidyltransferase domain-containing protein encodes the protein MTDMTDDMFLDEVAERLAALPAVRAVTLGGSRAQGTHTPESDWDLAVYYRGGFDPTDLRAIGWEGEVSEIGEWGGGVFNGGAWLTIDGRRVDVHYRDLEVVEHELAESRQGRFRWEPLMFHLAGIPSYLVVAELALNQVLRGALPRPEYPQALREAAPAVWRGRAALTLRYASASYVGRGQATEVAGAVATAAVQTAHAVLAARGEWATNEKRLLQRAGLRGIDTIVAGLRPEPAVLAEAVADAEALLEAAG